Below is a window of Acidobacteriota bacterium DNA.
ACCAGCGGATGGCCCACGAGCGCCAGATCGCCGATCACGTCGAGGATCTTGTGCCGGACGAACTCGTCCTCGAACCGGAGCGCGTTGTTGAGGACGCTGGTCTCGCCGAGTACGACCGCATTGTCGAGCGAGCCGCCAAGGGCGAGCCCCTTCTGGCGCAGCGTCTCGACTTCCTTGAGGAACCCGAACGTGCGCGCCGGCGCGATCTCCTCGACGAACGTCTCCTCGTTGATGCGAAGCGTGCGGGACTGGTGGCGCAGGAGTGGATGATCGAAGCTGATGCTGTAGGTCACCTTGAAGTGATCGGACGGATACAGCGCGATGTGCTTGTCGCCCTGCGAGAGCGCGATCGGCCGGATCACCTTCAGGTACCGGCGCGGCGCGGGCAACCGCTTCACCCCCGCCTCGTGCACGAGGTACACGAACGGCGCGGCGCTGCCATCCATGATCGGCACTTCGGGATAGTCAAGCTCAATGCGCACGTTGTCCACACCGAGCGTGGACAGCGCGGCAAGAAGGTGCTCGACCGTCTCGACCGAGCCGGTCTCCCGCGCCAACGCGGTCGCGTACGCGATGCCGCCCAGGTGCGTGACGGTCGCCGGAATTTCCAGCCCGGCCAGGTCGGTGCGCACGAAACGGATCCCGTAATCAGCCGGCGCCGGCTTCAGGGAAAGGGTCACTTTGTTGCCGGAGTGCAGGCCGATCCCGGCACACGAAATCGATCGACGGAGGGTGCGCTGAGCGCTCATCAGGGTCTCGACGGAGAAGGGGAGAGCGGTAGCCCAGTGAGCAAAGCAACTGCCAGGATGAGCTGTTTCCCGTGCGGGCCTGTAAGTTGTTGATGGCGTGGGTGTCTATCGGAAAAAATCACGTTCGGCAACGGCGACGGAATCACGGATTTGTGGCTGAGCAGCCACACCCCACGCCCGCAAGAGTGTGGCTATTGTACCACAGCGGCTTTTGAAGGTCCCGTATCAAACAGATTCGAAAGAAAGACGCCTGTCGCCGAGTCGCGGGCGCGGGCGACCTGCTCCGGCGTTCCCTGTGCGATCACCCGGCCGCCGCTCCCGCCTCCCTCGGGACCCAGATCGACGATCCAGTCCGCCGATTTGATCACGTCGAGGTTGTGCTCGATGACGACGATCGTGTTGCCCTGGTCGACGAGCTTGTTCAGCACATCGAGGAGTTTCTTCGTGTCGTCGAAGTGCAGCCCGGTGGTCGGCTCGTCAAGGATGTAGAGCGTCCGCCCCGTGCCGCGCCGCGACAGCTCCTTCGAGAGCTTCACGCGCTGCGCCTCTCCGCCGCTCAGGGTGGTTGCCGACTGCCCCAGCTCGATGTACCCCAACCCGACGTCCTGCAGCGTGCGCAGCTTGGTTGCGATCGCCGGGAAGTTCTCGAGCAGCGGCAGCGCCTGGTCCACGGTCAGGTCGAGCACGTCGGCGATCGACTTGCCGCGGTACTTGATG
It encodes the following:
- a CDS encoding UDP-3-O-acyl-N-acetylglucosamine deacetylase, translating into MSAQRTLRRSISCAGIGLHSGNKVTLSLKPAPADYGIRFVRTDLAGLEIPATVTHLGGIAYATALARETGSVETVEHLLAALSTLGVDNVRIELDYPEVPIMDGSAAPFVYLVHEAGVKRLPAPRRYLKVIRPIALSQGDKHIALYPSDHFKVTYSISFDHPLLRHQSRTLRINEETFVEEIAPARTFGFLKEVETLRQKGLALGGSLDNAVVLGETSVLNNALRFEDEFVRHKILDVIGDLALVGHPLV